In Papaver somniferum cultivar HN1 unplaced genomic scaffold, ASM357369v1 unplaced-scaffold_135, whole genome shotgun sequence, one DNA window encodes the following:
- the LOC113334257 gene encoding uncharacterized protein LOC113334257: MELWFLRNRIYFEEEKVNLGYFKRRIKQYTKDCAVRIKRFMWECSYDYMVFKNFDLKHQPIKPQRNIEVSFFLPARNQILICCDGASRGNPGAAGYGFVCRDEMGGCIYAEATGLRIATNYIAELMAITGAAEWVIQNNKLDICINSDSKAAVSAYMSGRLPWFMQVRWKRIKELLNNIQLVHSLREVNFSADSMAKKGAGLLGFRS, encoded by the exons ATGGAGCTGTGGTTCTTAAGGAATAGAATTTACTTTGAAGAAGAGAAAGTAAACTTGGGTTATTTTAAGAGAAGAATAAAACAGTATACAAAGGACTGTGCagtgagaataaaaagatttatgTGGGAGTGTAGCTATGATTACATGGTCTTTAAGAATTTTGATCTTAAACATCAACCAATAAAGCCTCAAAGAAATATTGAAGTGAGTTTCTTCTTACCTGCAAGAAATCAGATACTcatatgttgtgatggagcatcTAGGGGCAATCCAGGTGCAGCAGGATATGGTTTTGTTTGCAGAGATGAAATGGGAGGTTGTATATATGCTGAAGCTACTGGCCTGAGAATTGCAACTAATTACATTGCAGAATTAATGGCTATTACAGGCGCAGCTGAATGGGTTATACagaacaacaagcttgatatatgtATTAACTCTGATTCTAAAGCAGCAGTGAGTGCATACATGTCAGGAAGACTGCCTTGGTTCATGCAGGTAAGATGGAAGAGAATAAAGGAGCTATTGAATAATATCCAACTTGTACATAGCTTGAGAGAAGTAAATTTCTCTGCTGACTCCATGGCAAAGAAGGGTGCAGGACTG ttgggctttaggagttGA
- the LOC113334259 gene encoding uncharacterized protein LOC113334259, whose protein sequence is MGSVLNNPNFSFFSEKIIDNGATSSVPSLYIPDEEIDESICEWNFSLIGRLDFVKFKFVVAEESLRKQWKLTGDYQLIPLGKGFFIIKLSNEKDMKYIWNGWWKNDSQILKLRLWEPNFNPAAQKTTTAFVWVNFPGLVIKYWKEKILMSLGDAIGRAIKVDETSLKREVGYYASVLVEVDLANKVHNQVLVKTKYGSFEQEVHIPKIPSFCSHCKVVGHLITECRVQQKEQKHLDNVGTFHILQSLENDEFPPLSVNKLLDVATSSTSVINKIKVGTGKEQGTQEVVKKVVKPKNISFITTRKNNGTNLVKEKKGVRSHATSQSQPSI, encoded by the exons ATGGGATCAGTTTTGAATAACCCTAACTTCAGTTTCTTTTCTGAGAAGATAATCGATAATGGAGCTACAAGTTCAGTACCATCTCTATATATTCCTGATGAGGAAATAGATGAGAGTATTTGTGAATGGAATTTTAGTCTAATTGGTAGATTAGATTTTGTTAAATTTAAATTTGTTGTTGCTGAAGAATCTTTGAGGAAACAATGGAAATTAACaggtgattatcaattgattcctcttGGAAAAggtttcttcatcatcaaatTATCAAATGAAAAAGATATGAAGTATATTTGGAATGGTTGGTGGAAaaatgattcacagatccttaaACTAAGACTTTGGGAGCCAAATTTTAATCCCGCTGCTCAGAAAACTACTACAGCTTTTGTATGGGTGAACTTTCCAGGATTGGTAATTAAATATTGGAAAGAAAAGATTCTAATGTCCTTGGGTGATGCTATTGGAAGAGCTATAAAAGTAGATGAAACAAGTCTCAAAAGGGAAGTTGGGTATTATGCTAGTGTTTTAGTGGAAGTGGATTTAGCTAACAAGGTTCATAATCAAGTTTTAGTCAAAACCAAATATGGAAGTTTTGAGCAAGAGGTACATATTCCTAAAATTCCTAGTTTCTGCAGTCATTGCAAAGTGGTGGGGCATTTAATTACTGAATGCAGAGTGcagcaaaaagaacaaaaacatcTTGATAATGTTG GTACATTTCATATATTACAAAGTTTAGAGAATGATGAGTTTCCTCCCTTGAGTGTAAACAAATTATTAGATGTGGCCACTAGTAGTACTTCAGTGATAAACAAGATTAAGGTTGGTACTGGAAAGGAGCAAGGAACTCAAGAAGTTGTGAAGAAAGTGGTTAAACCAAAGAACATCAGctttataacaacaagaaaaaacaaTGGAACAAATTTAGTGAAAGAGAAAAAAGGTGTGAGGAGTCATGCTACTTCTCAATCTCAACCTTCTATATGA
- the LOC113334185 gene encoding putative F-box protein At3g21120: protein MASLPEDMIIVIVSKFPVKSISRFRCVCKRWCELFKNPKFIKTHLHHAIENNKFSVLLDTNFAVYVIGSDDENRGVYKTIDFDVTSSLPYPMAVRTDLPQDTFLPGYPRNYPCDGLISLSTGSPYGGRRKMICLWNPSTREYKDIPTPTSNLEGFSRYGVCYDWKVDDYKLFKLVANSEFSITSEVWVSRLGSNSWNNIGDISYNVNRSNNMCVKPLNGILHWIGNTEVIV, encoded by the coding sequence ATGGCGAGCCTTCCTGAAGATATGATCATCGTTATAGTATCGAAGTTTCCAGTCAAATCGATCTCTCGCTTCAGGTGTGTGTGCAAACGTTGGTGTGAATTgttcaaaaaccctaagtttatTAAGACACACCTTCACCATGCTATTGAAAACAACAAGTTTAGTGTCCTGCTTGATACAAATTTCGCGGTTTATGTGATAGGTTCTGATGACGAGAATAGGGGTGTTTATAAAACCATAGATTTTGATGTAACATCCTCCTTACCTTACCCTATGGCTGTTCGAACTGATCTCCCACAAGATACGTTTCTACCTGGTTATCCACGTAATTATCCATGTGATGGCTTAATCAGCTTATCCACCGGTAGTCCTTATGGGGGTAGACGGAAAATGATATGCTTGTGGAATCCATCAACAAGAGAATACAAAGATATACCCACACCAACGTCAAATCTAGAAGGCTTCTCCAGATATGGTGTTTGTTATGATTGGAAAGTTGATGATTACAAGTTGTTCAAGTTAGTGGCCAATTCAGAATTTAGTATTACCTCTGAAGTTTGGGTTAGTAGATTAGGTTCAAATTCATGGAATAACATTGGAGACATAAGTTATAATGTGAATCGTAGTAACAATATGTGTGTGAAGCCTTTAAATGGAATTCTACATTGGATAGGAAACACTGAAGTTATAGTCTAG